A genomic segment from Gemmatimonadota bacterium encodes:
- a CDS encoding phytanoyl-CoA dioxygenase family protein has product MSALSPEQVEFFHQNGYLSIGKLLEDEHIEILRREYDREFAAARKDNRFRNLAISNTDDLSEKNDAPTQMLQIMQMCERNLHYRELIYYDPILDIAESLIGPNIQLFHDQALFKPAHNGDAVFWHQDNGYWQCRPANLVSCWLTLDDADVENGAMHVIPGSHLRPFTHERSSQTDALFDLEDQVEISRAEIIELPAGGVMFHHCQTLHYTPPNHTDRQRRAFAIHFMIPGTKRQNTGEYMPVSFGRPMLRMHI; this is encoded by the coding sequence ATGTCTGCATTATCTCCGGAGCAAGTCGAATTTTTTCACCAGAACGGCTATCTCTCGATTGGCAAACTTCTCGAGGATGAACACATTGAGATATTGCGCCGAGAATACGACCGCGAATTTGCAGCCGCGCGGAAGGATAATCGCTTTCGCAATCTCGCCATTAGCAATACCGACGATCTCAGTGAAAAAAATGACGCGCCCACACAAATGCTACAAATTATGCAAATGTGTGAGCGCAATCTGCACTACCGGGAACTGATCTACTACGATCCCATACTCGATATTGCCGAGTCGCTCATCGGTCCCAATATTCAACTTTTCCACGATCAGGCGCTCTTCAAGCCCGCACACAATGGAGATGCGGTTTTCTGGCACCAAGACAATGGGTACTGGCAATGCAGGCCGGCGAATCTCGTCTCATGCTGGCTCACTCTGGACGATGCCGATGTCGAGAACGGAGCTATGCACGTTATTCCCGGCTCTCATCTTCGGCCATTTACTCATGAGCGTTCATCTCAAACCGATGCGCTGTTTGATCTCGAAGATCAGGTGGAGATATCCAGAGCCGAAATTATCGAGTTGCCCGCCGGTGGTGTTATGTTTCACCATTGCCAAACCCTGCATTACACACCGCCCAATCACACAGATCGCCAGCGCAGGGCCTTTGCCATCCATTTTATGATTCCAGGTACAAAGCGTCAGAATACCGGGGAGTACATGCCCGTTTCATTCGGCCGTCCGATGTTGCGTATGCACATCTGA
- a CDS encoding pyridoxal-phosphate dependent enzyme, whose product MAVISRDELRARIGKVPRVSLGHLPTPLEFCERLTEAVGGPKIYIKRDDCTGLAFGGNKTRQLEFTIAQGLVRGADVLIGGAGSQSNHSRQLAAAAAKIGVDCALVLVKDHKSGSTQGNLLLDNLLGAYVDLIDVETQELLDDAKQALIEKFERKGRKPFVVMQPANRPFGAMGYALCMAEMMDQFDAIGETPTTVVVCSGSCTQPGLIFGKTALGLDMRIVGVRPILWSYDLKDAFLVILRKMAEILDVDVAFDESIIENVDRYVGEEGYGYCSPEGNDAIRLLAQTEGILLEPIYTGKTLAGLIDMVNQGEIGKDETVVMVHTGGTPALFAYTEELLD is encoded by the coding sequence ATGGCTGTTATTTCCCGTGACGAACTGAGAGCGCGCATTGGCAAGGTGCCGCGTGTGTCTCTGGGGCATTTGCCCACGCCGCTCGAATTTTGTGAACGGTTGACTGAAGCGGTTGGTGGTCCAAAAATTTATATTAAACGCGATGATTGTACGGGTCTGGCATTTGGCGGCAATAAGACGCGGCAGTTGGAGTTTACGATTGCACAGGGTCTGGTTCGCGGTGCAGATGTGCTTATCGGAGGTGCGGGGTCTCAGTCCAATCACAGTCGGCAGTTGGCAGCGGCAGCGGCAAAGATAGGGGTGGATTGTGCGCTGGTTTTGGTGAAGGACCACAAGAGCGGCAGTACGCAGGGCAATTTGCTGTTGGATAATTTATTGGGTGCTTATGTCGATCTGATCGATGTTGAAACGCAGGAGTTGTTGGACGATGCCAAGCAGGCACTGATAGAAAAATTTGAGCGCAAAGGACGAAAGCCTTTTGTGGTGATGCAACCGGCCAATCGCCCGTTTGGCGCAATGGGTTACGCGCTGTGTATGGCAGAGATGATGGATCAGTTCGATGCGATAGGTGAAACGCCTACAACTGTTGTTGTGTGTTCGGGCAGTTGTACACAGCCGGGTTTGATTTTTGGGAAGACCGCTTTGGGTCTGGATATGCGGATTGTGGGTGTGAGGCCCATTTTGTGGTCCTATGATCTCAAAGACGCATTTTTGGTTATATTGAGAAAAATGGCGGAGATTCTGGATGTGGATGTCGCGTTTGATGAATCTATAATTGAAAATGTGGATCGGTATGTCGGTGAGGAGGGGTATGGGTATTGTTCTCCCGAGGGCAATGACGCGATACGGCTATTGGCACAAACAGAGGGGATTTTGCTGGAGCCGATTTATACGGGTAAGACGCTGGCGGGTTTGATCGATATGGTGAACCAGGGCGAGATTGGCAAAGATGAGACGGTGGTGATGGTGCATACGGGAGGGACGCCCGCGTTATTTGCTTATACAGAGGAATTGTTGGATTAG